AGGTGCAGCAACCCGGCCCCACCGATCCACTCCTCGTCCACGTCCCCCTCGTGCAGGGCGCTGCCGGCCGAGCCGCTCCGGTAGTAGCAGACCTCGATGGGGCGGTGCGCGTGCGCGTCGCGCACCAGCAGCCCGGTGGGCAGCGACTCGTCCACCACAGCCCGGGAGACGTCGACTCCTTCGCCGCGCAGGGTACGCAGCGCGGAACGGCCGAACGGATCGTCGCCCACCCGCCCGAACCACCCCACGCGGTGGCCGAGGCGGGCCAGCCCCACGGCCGTGTTCGACTCCGCTCCGGCGATCGAACGCCGGAACCCCGCCGCGTGCTCCAGCGGCTGCCCCTGCTCCGCCAGCAGCAGCCCCATCGTCTCACCGAAAGTGATCACCTCGGGGCTCAAGCGTCCTCCTCGATCCGGAACGGGTGCACGCGGTTGCCCCGGACATCGGGATCGAAGTGGAACAGCGCGCCCGCGTGGGGATCCTCCCGGTTCTCGATGCCCTGCCGGGAGGTGGTGATGTAGAGGGTGTCCAGGTCGGTTCCGCCGAACGCGCAGGCGGTCACCTGGGGTGTGGGCAGCTCCACCCTGGTGAGCAGTTCGCCCTCCGGGCTGTAGCGGTGCACCGCCCCGCCCTGCCAGAGCGCGACCCACAGGCAGCCCGCTGCGTCCAGCGTCAACCCGTCCGGAGCGCCGAGTTCGTTCGGAATCCGCACCACGGGACGTCTGTCGTGCAGCTCCCCGGTGCCCGGCGTGACGTCGAACCGGTCGATGCGCCGGGTGGGGGTGTCCACGTAGTACGCCGTCCCACCGTCGGGGGTCCACACCAGACCGTTGGAGATGGTCACCCCGTCCAGCACCCGCTCGGTACTCAGGTCGCCGTGCAGCCGCCACAACGCCCCCCGGCCGGGGGATTCGTCGTAGGCCATCGAGCCCGCGTAGAACCTGCCGAGGGCGTCGCACCCGCCGTCGTTCATGCGTACCGAGGGGTCGCTCCACAACTCGGGCAGTGACTCCGGTGTCTCGTTGCCCGGCCGCAGCAGGGCGAAGCCCCGTTCCAGCGCCAGCACCAGACCACCGCCCACCACCGGCCGTGCCACGGCGGCCACGGTTCCGACCTTGGTGCGGCCGACGGTGCCGCCCGGAACCATGCTCAGCAGGTCTCCCGCGAGCATGTCCACCCAGTGCAGCTGTCCGGTGGCCTCGTCCCAGACCGGTCCCTCGCCGTGCTCGGCGCGGTTCTCGGTCAGCTGTTCGGCCCGGTGTACGGCAACGCTCGAATCGCTGTGCAAGCCGAAGAATCCTTTCGTGCCGGGTTCTGCCGATCCGGACGGTGCGTCCGGTTCGGACACTGCCGCTGCTTCCGCTCAGCAGTCCGAATCCTGTCGCTCGCTCGGGGGATCGGCTGCCGATTTCCCCGTGGGGGGTGTGTTGAACACGGCGCGCAGGTCCCGCTCGGTGGTTCGCAGGTGCCTGCGCATCGCTTCGGCCGCCCCGCCGGGATCGCGTTGCCGGACGCGGTCGAGTACCTCGCGGTGCTGTTCGGCCGCGTCGGCGTGCGAACCGCCCAGCTTCCGGTGTCCCCGGTAACTGGCGATCATGCTGTCGTGCAGGCTGCCCGCCAGCGCCTCGATGAGCAACGCCAGCATCCGGTTGCCGGAGGCGCGCGCCAGCAGTTCGTGGAACCGCAGGTCGGCGTCGTGGTACTCGGTGGCGTCCTCGGCCTGGTCCATCGCTCTGATCGCCAGTTCCATCGCGGAGACGTCGCTCGAACCGGCGTTGTTCGCGGCGAGCGTGCTGGTCTGCGTCTCCAGGCCGTGCCTGACTTCGAGCAGTTCGAAGGCCGAGCCGGGGTTCCAGCGCAGCAGGGTGTTGAAGAAGTCCCCGATCTGGTCCCCGCTGGGTGCGGTGACGCGGGGACGCCTTCCCTTGCGGATCTCCACCAGGCCCCGTGCCTGCAGTGACCGGATCGCCTCGCGCACGGTCAGCCTGCTGACACCCAGTCGGGTCGCCAACTCGGACTCGGAGGGCAGCAGCTCGCCCACCCCGAACCGCTCGAAGATCAGTTCCTCGAGTTCGGTCGCGGCGTCCCGAGTTCCCGGGCGCTCCGGTTCGTCGGTCTCGCTCATCCGTGTCCTCGGTCGCTCGTTGGGCGGCATCCGCCGAGTATCCCCAGCGTTCGGATCGAGAACCTATCAGATACGTTCTTAACTCGATAGGCTTCATTCGGATCGGACGATTCGGCATATACGCAGCTCATAGTAATTTATTGGTCCGATGACCGGGCCGTGATTGCTCCGGACGTGGTGTTGACGCGGAGTCACCTGTCATACAGAATCTCTCGCTCGACTCGGTACTGGTCCGGGAGGGCACGCGACCCCCGGCAAGCGCGGACACCGAACCCCACGAGCGAAACCCGACAGGCGAAACCCGACAGGCGGAACGGAGTGGACATGCGAATCACGGGGCTGGAGACTTTCCCGGTGCCACCTCGCTGGCTGTTTCTCAGGATCTCCACCGACGAGGGGATCGTCGGCTGGGGCGAACCGGTGGTCGAGGGGCGTGCCCACACCGTCGCGGCGGCCGTCGACGAGCTGTCCGAGCTGCTGGTGGGGCGCGACCCGCTGGCCATCGAGGATCACTGGCAGGTGATGACCAAGGGCGGTTTCTACCGGGGTGGTCCGGTGCTCTCCAGCGCCGTGGCGGGCATAGACCAGGCGCTCTGGGACATCGCGGGCAAGAGCTACGGCGTTCCCGTCCACCGGCTGCTCGGTGG
This portion of the Actinopolyspora lacussalsi genome encodes:
- a CDS encoding sugar lactone lactonase YvrE (product_source=COG3386; cath_funfam=2.120.10.30; cog=COG3386; pfam=PF08450; superfamily=63829); this encodes MHSDSSVAVHRAEQLTENRAEHGEGPVWDEATGQLHWVDMLAGDLLSMVPGGTVGRTKVGTVAAVARPVVGGGLVLALERGFALLRPGNETPESLPELWSDPSVRMNDGGCDALGRFYAGSMAYDESPGRGALWRLHGDLSTERVLDGVTISNGLVWTPDGGTAYYVDTPTRRIDRFDVTPGTGELHDRRPVVRIPNELGAPDGLTLDAAGCLWVALWQGGAVHRYSPEGELLTRVELPTPQVTACAFGGTDLDTLYITTSRQGIENREDPHAGALFHFDPDVRGNRVHPFRIEEDA
- a CDS encoding GntR family transcriptional repressor for pyruvate dehydrogenase complex (product_source=KO:K05799; cath_funfam=1.10.10.10,1.20.120.530; cog=COG2186; ko=KO:K05799; pfam=PF00392,PF07729; smart=SM00345,SM00895; superfamily=46785,48008), translating into MSETDEPERPGTRDAATELEELIFERFGVGELLPSESELATRLGVSRLTVREAIRSLQARGLVEIRKGRRPRVTAPSGDQIGDFFNTLLRWNPGSAFELLEVRHGLETQTSTLAANNAGSSDVSAMELAIRAMDQAEDATEYHDADLRFHELLARASGNRMLALLIEALAGSLHDSMIASYRGHRKLGGSHADAAEQHREVLDRVRQRDPGGAAEAMRRHLRTTERDLRAVFNTPPTGKSAADPPSERQDSDC